From Brochothrix thermosphacta DSM 20171 = FSL F6-1036, a single genomic window includes:
- a CDS encoding helix-turn-helix transcriptional regulator: MRKWLIELRKGKCLTQQEVADEIGVSRTAYAMYEQGQRNPAVKTAKKVGEFLYFDWTRFFE, encoded by the coding sequence TTGAGAAAATGGCTTATAGAACTTCGAAAAGGAAAGTGTTTAACGCAACAAGAAGTAGCAGATGAAATTGGCGTCTCTCGAACAGCTTATGCAATGTATGAACAAGGACAGCGTAATCCGGCTGTTAAAACAGCAAAAAAAGTAGGGGAATTTTTATATTTCGATTGGACAAGATTTTTCGAATGA
- the secG gene encoding preprotein translocase subunit SecG gives MHTVLLVLLIITCVLLVTAVVLQPSKDAGLSGALTGGAEQLFGKKKVRGVELVLHRATVVLSVLFFALVILLSFFVK, from the coding sequence ATGCATACTGTATTATTAGTGTTATTGATTATCACATGTGTTTTACTAGTTACTGCTGTTGTTTTACAACCTAGTAAAGATGCCGGTTTATCAGGCGCACTTACAGGCGGAGCAGAGCAATTATTCGGTAAAAAGAAAGTACGTGGCGTTGAACTTGTACTTCATCGTGCAACGGTTGTACTCTCAGTCTTATTCTTTGCGCTAGTTATTTTATTAAGCTTTTTTGTGAAGTAA
- the smpB gene encoding SsrA-binding protein SmpB, giving the protein MPKGAGKQIAGNKKAYHDYFIEETYEAGVVLQGTEIKSVRNGRVNLKDGYAQIRNGEIFLYNVHISPYEQGNRFNHEPLRVRKLLLHRKQIDQLIGDTKESGYSLIPVKMYLKNGFLKVLIGLARGKKKYDKRQDLKQKEAKRDIQRAFRDNQKY; this is encoded by the coding sequence ATGCCAAAAGGTGCTGGAAAACAAATCGCAGGCAACAAAAAAGCCTATCATGATTATTTCATTGAGGAAACCTATGAGGCGGGTGTTGTGTTACAAGGAACAGAGATAAAATCAGTTCGTAATGGACGCGTCAACCTGAAAGATGGTTATGCACAAATTCGTAACGGTGAGATATTCTTATATAATGTACACATTAGTCCGTATGAACAAGGGAACCGTTTCAATCATGAACCATTGCGTGTGCGTAAGTTATTATTGCATCGCAAACAAATTGACCAATTAATTGGTGATACAAAGGAATCTGGGTATTCATTAATCCCTGTGAAGATGTATCTGAAAAATGGTTTTTTAAAAGTCTTAATTGGCTTGGCTCGTGGTAAGAAAAAATATGATAAGCGTCAAGATTTAAAACAGAAGGAAGCTAAGCGCGACATCCAACGTGCCTTCCGTGATAACCAAAAATACTAG
- the rnr gene encoding ribonuclease R produces the protein MSSQTQYKDEVIAFLKTQSDKAVSIEEIEKGIHMGDADEFKVLVKSLVQLEERGKIIRTKRNLYGLPENMNHITGRFQAHEKGFGFVIPEDKTLDDVFIPPRMTNNAMNGDTVMAEIMQSKRNDSRQEGVIIKIIERGTQNLVGLYTEDTNGDVYVVPDDKKLNFRIQIIEEGSVKAVAGHKVVVTIKEYPESNQDAKGYITSVIGHKNDPGVDILSIVHGLEIDIEFPDAVIEEANRVPDQIDPATIGSRRDLRAEMLITIDGESAKDLDDAVSAKQLPNGNYELGVHIADVSHYVTEGSELDTEAAERGTSVYLVDRVIPMIPHRLSNGICSLNPKQDRFTLSCVMEIDKNGSVVRHEIFESVINTTERMTYTGVNQILTDRDEATREQFKEVVPMVETMEKIAQSLRHRRDVRGSVDFDIGEAGVIVDENGHPTDVVLRTRGVGEKMIEEFMLAANETVAEHFNKMHVPFIYRVHEEPKEDRLQTFFEFITNFGITVQNSKDGLKPSVLQEVLDKVKGKPEELVVSTVMLRSMQQARYDVHSLGHFGLSTEYYTHFTSPIRRYPDLMVHRLIRSYLINKQTDEATMAHWNAELPEVAEHTSKMERRAIQAERATDELKKTEFMLDKIGEVYKGVISSATNFGLFVSLENTIEGLIHISALKGDYFNFNPQQFALIGERSGKVYRIGDEIMVKVEKVDVEARKIDFSAVKEGDDSVVDLGELKTSERREYSKGRRSKKPLNLKGRGDSPKADKDKPKYGGGSISGKNTNKKNNKKGKKTFYQKYSK, from the coding sequence ATGTCATCACAAACACAATACAAGGATGAGGTAATCGCTTTTCTAAAGACACAATCAGACAAGGCTGTATCGATAGAGGAGATTGAAAAAGGAATACATATGGGTGATGCAGACGAGTTTAAAGTATTGGTGAAATCACTTGTTCAGCTTGAAGAACGAGGTAAAATAATTCGAACAAAACGCAATCTTTACGGTCTTCCAGAAAATATGAACCATATTACAGGACGATTCCAAGCACATGAAAAAGGTTTCGGTTTTGTTATTCCAGAGGATAAAACATTAGATGATGTTTTTATTCCACCACGCATGACAAATAATGCAATGAATGGCGATACTGTTATGGCTGAAATTATGCAGTCGAAACGTAATGATTCTCGCCAAGAAGGTGTGATTATTAAAATTATTGAACGTGGCACACAAAATTTAGTTGGTCTTTATACAGAGGACACAAATGGTGACGTTTATGTTGTACCAGATGATAAAAAATTGAATTTCCGTATTCAAATTATTGAAGAGGGTAGTGTTAAAGCTGTTGCAGGACATAAAGTTGTTGTGACAATTAAAGAATACCCTGAATCTAATCAAGATGCTAAGGGGTATATTACGAGCGTTATTGGTCACAAAAATGATCCAGGCGTTGATATTTTATCTATTGTTCATGGTTTGGAAATCGACATTGAGTTTCCTGATGCGGTTATTGAAGAAGCTAACCGTGTGCCAGATCAAATCGATCCAGCAACAATCGGTTCGCGTCGTGATTTAAGAGCAGAGATGCTAATTACAATTGATGGTGAATCAGCTAAAGATTTAGATGATGCAGTAAGTGCCAAACAATTGCCAAACGGTAACTACGAATTAGGTGTTCATATTGCCGATGTTAGCCATTATGTAACTGAAGGTTCGGAATTGGACACGGAAGCAGCTGAAAGAGGTACAAGTGTGTATCTAGTTGACCGTGTTATCCCGATGATTCCTCATCGACTTTCGAATGGTATTTGTTCATTGAATCCGAAACAAGATCGTTTCACACTATCGTGTGTGATGGAAATTGATAAAAACGGGTCTGTTGTACGCCATGAAATTTTTGAAAGTGTGATTAACACAACAGAACGTATGACTTACACAGGCGTTAATCAAATTTTAACCGATCGTGATGAAGCTACTCGTGAACAATTTAAAGAAGTAGTGCCGATGGTTGAAACAATGGAAAAAATTGCACAAAGTCTCCGTCATCGTCGTGATGTTCGTGGATCAGTCGATTTTGACATTGGTGAAGCTGGCGTTATTGTTGATGAAAATGGCCACCCGACTGATGTTGTTTTACGCACACGTGGTGTGGGTGAGAAAATGATTGAAGAGTTTATGCTAGCAGCGAATGAAACTGTAGCTGAGCATTTTAATAAAATGCATGTGCCATTCATTTACCGAGTGCATGAGGAACCAAAAGAAGATCGTTTACAAACGTTCTTTGAGTTCATTACTAATTTTGGGATTACAGTTCAAAATTCTAAAGATGGTTTGAAACCAAGTGTTTTACAAGAAGTATTAGATAAAGTTAAAGGTAAACCAGAAGAATTAGTCGTATCAACAGTGATGTTACGTTCAATGCAACAAGCACGTTACGATGTTCATAGTCTAGGACATTTTGGTTTATCAACAGAATATTATACACACTTTACATCACCAATTCGTCGTTATCCTGACTTAATGGTTCATCGTTTAATTCGTTCATACCTTATTAATAAGCAAACGGATGAAGCAACGATGGCACATTGGAATGCTGAATTACCAGAAGTTGCTGAGCACACTTCAAAAATGGAACGTCGTGCTATTCAAGCAGAACGTGCAACAGATGAGTTGAAGAAAACAGAATTTATGCTTGATAAGATTGGTGAAGTATACAAAGGTGTTATCAGTTCAGCAACAAACTTTGGTTTATTCGTATCGCTGGAAAACACAATTGAAGGCTTAATTCATATCAGTGCGCTAAAAGGTGATTACTTTAACTTCAATCCTCAACAATTTGCTTTAATTGGTGAACGTTCAGGTAAAGTGTATCGTATTGGTGATGAAATTATGGTTAAGGTTGAGAAGGTAGACGTTGAAGCGCGTAAAATTGATTTCTCAGCTGTAAAAGAAGGCGATGATAGCGTAGTGGACTTAGGCGAGTTGAAAACATCAGAACGCCGTGAGTATTCAAAAGGTCGTCGCTCAAAAAAACCGCTAAATCTTAAAGGCAGAGGTGATTCACCGAAAGCTGATAAAGATAAGCCTAAATATGGTGGTGGCAGTATCTCTGGTAAAAACACCAATAAGAAAAACAATAAAAAAGGTAAAAAAACCTTTTATCAAAAATACTCTAAATAA
- a CDS encoding helix-turn-helix domain-containing protein encodes MEILKSLRQTTKLRQVDIANALGIARTTYAMYETGQRTPDKDMLMKLASFFEVSVDYLIGYESTPIEMSHLAENDLLDWYRLLPEADPADLQKLKKIWDIIKED; translated from the coding sequence ATGGAAATTTTGAAAAGTTTACGACAAACTACAAAACTGCGACAAGTCGATATCGCTAACGCATTGGGAATAGCGCGGACGACTTATGCAATGTATGAGACCGGTCAACGTACTCCAGATAAAGATATGCTTATGAAGTTAGCAAGCTTTTTCGAGGTCTCTGTCGACTATCTAATTGGCTATGAATCCACTCCTATCGAAATGAGTCATTTAGCTGAAAATGACTTACTGGACTGGTACCGTTTATTACCAGAAGCCGATCCAGCTGATTTGCAAAAATTAAAAAAAATCTGGGATATAATAAAAGAAGATTAA
- a CDS encoding alpha/beta hydrolase, producing the protein MKLRQAEPFYFKKGPKAFLLLHGFTGNTADVRMLGRFLEDQNITSYAPLYKGHGGTPESLLETTPEDWWSSVLEGYQFLKDEGFDEIVVAGLSLGGAFSLKLGYNLPVKGIITMAAPSEVNGDSPIIRGFRSFAEKYKQYEGKDAETIAAEMTVFDSESFSTITQLSNEIQSIRDNIDMIYAPIMVAQGEQDKMVTSDNAQYIYDHVESNDKNLKWYPKSGHILTLDIERKQLHEDILAFSETLDWSN; encoded by the coding sequence ATGAAATTACGTCAAGCTGAACCATTTTATTTTAAGAAGGGACCAAAAGCCTTTCTGTTACTCCATGGTTTTACAGGAAATACAGCAGATGTGAGAATGCTTGGGCGCTTTTTAGAAGATCAAAACATCACTAGCTATGCGCCTTTATATAAAGGACACGGTGGTACACCTGAATCCTTGTTAGAAACAACCCCCGAAGATTGGTGGTCTTCAGTGCTTGAAGGTTACCAATTTTTAAAGGATGAGGGGTTTGATGAAATTGTTGTTGCTGGTTTGTCATTAGGCGGCGCTTTTTCATTAAAATTAGGCTATAATTTGCCTGTAAAGGGTATCATTACTATGGCTGCTCCGTCCGAAGTGAACGGTGATTCGCCTATTATACGTGGATTCCGCAGCTTCGCTGAAAAATATAAACAGTACGAAGGAAAAGATGCTGAAACAATTGCTGCTGAAATGACAGTCTTCGATTCAGAGTCTTTTTCAACCATCACTCAATTATCGAATGAAATTCAATCAATTAGAGATAATATTGATATGATTTATGCGCCAATTATGGTCGCTCAAGGTGAGCAAGATAAAATGGTTACCAGCGATAATGCCCAATATATTTATGATCACGTAGAATCAAATGATAAAAACTTAAAATGGTATCCGAAATCGGGCCATATACTGACGTTAGACATTGAAAGAAAACAATTGCATGAAGATATACTTGCGTTTAGCGAGACATTAGATTGGAGCAATTAA